In Flavivirga abyssicola, the following are encoded in one genomic region:
- a CDS encoding Smr/MutS family protein, with translation MSFKLGDSVLVIDENLSGVIKKVSGNTISIETTDGFLLDFQSDELVINKAGSTFTRELFSKTTISDVVSEKEQPSKRKQVKTRAKDRYEPTLEIDLHINQLVKSSKGMSKHDILTLQLDTAKRQLDFAIRKRIQKIVFIHGVGEGVLKVELEYLFGRYNNVKFYEANYQKYGLGATEVYIYQNVIPN, from the coding sequence ATGTCTTTTAAATTGGGTGATTCTGTGCTAGTTATAGATGAAAACTTATCCGGAGTGATAAAAAAGGTTTCGGGTAATACTATTTCTATTGAAACAACAGATGGTTTTTTATTAGATTTTCAAAGTGATGAGTTAGTTATAAACAAAGCTGGTAGTACTTTTACTAGAGAATTATTTTCAAAAACAACTATTAGTGATGTTGTTTCTGAAAAAGAGCAACCTTCAAAAAGAAAACAGGTAAAAACGAGAGCAAAAGATAGGTATGAGCCTACTCTAGAGATAGATTTACATATTAATCAATTAGTTAAATCTTCAAAAGGAATGTCTAAGCACGATATATTAACGCTCCAATTAGATACGGCGAAACGCCAATTAGACTTTGCCATAAGAAAGCGCATTCAAAAAATAGTATTTATACACGGGGTAGGTGAAGGCGTATTGAAAGTAGAATTAGAATATTTATTTGGACGCTATAACAATGTGAAATTCTATGAAGCCAATTACCAGAAATATGGTTTGGGAGCTACCGAAGTGTATATTTATCAGAATGTTATACCCAATTAA
- a CDS encoding hybrid sensor histidine kinase/response regulator transcription factor translates to MRVTLKIFLLFFITILSAYKCFGQECVFNPIKQYTTADKLSHNGVTSVFEDSNGLIWFATYDGLNKYDGYSFKQYRNTLENKLLLSNRVLSLNEDVNKKLWIGTEHGINLLDLNNDKISVVHTNIDSKQKVLIVKKIILSDNDSVLCLLENHTILHFDKHYKLIGTYQPKIFNSNQTNFRDIVKLSSTKYAITSSSGLLIFDLTTKDFQLFELKAIESCFGLLLYDKENLFVVKSHGIAHLRLSEKLEYVNTIFQDKRFKHISLDANKTLWLGAINGISKVKNFIPQKWNENLEICHLKSFDEIYVSSVSANIKKRCWVTTFNKGIYEFEVVNNSFNSYEKSFGSPHGIETNTIASMSKYDDNKVLITTYFGKISLFDAEKQKFLPLPFKAPPENTEFKGKMVQDSKGNIWFSPRGIQMGLFLKKHNEDEFKLIQSKKHKQFSNALIRQIVEDKHCCIWVSDRKDVFRVKFDEDENPIVESLNWITSYKPKFSLIRYIYADPLYDFVWLASEVNGLYRVDIGNDNKLNTLKIENYQNLPDNKDGLSSNYVSHIIRDVNNSMWIATDQGGICNVVNETSGPKFITYSEKDGLINNGVKRIECDAENNLWLSTNMGINKFITKTKEFRKYQKDDGLPFLQFEFSSIKTDNGTMLFGGREGFTYFKPEQIKKNSTIPSLIFGDFKLFNKTIKPGDSIDGRVILEKNLSLLSEIELEYDQNVFSIEVASLHFKSRDNHFIKYKLSPIDKDWVVNPSSNNIIHYNGLPPGDYVFEAMASNSDNVWSNPKKINIAITPYFLKTNLAYTIYGIIVLSVILTIAFLLIRYFRLQHKLEIETLEKKQESELSDAKLRFFTNISHEFRTPLTLINGPIEAFLKKFDKEKPIKNYLELVKRQSKKILQLVEQAHDFRKVEKDMLKLNIDKFNFSEFIIQLILDFNFLASKNQIKLTLEAPEQDVFLAADKSKIEKVLNNLINNAFKFSNRGGTISIKYSECNSQLSCTVKDTGIGIKSEDIPHVFERFFQSKKDHLSHYGGSGIGLAFSKKLVELHDGSLNVESIEGKGAAFTFNIPIGDLEKYNLKECKIEALIDEEVKNTNNVVINASGFDVPELEVEETLVGSRVFIVEDNAEMLLFLANVFSSHFNVKTFSNGKDCAQFLEQEWPDLIISDVMMPEMNGIELCEHVKANIKTSHIPLILLTAVLSMESKLKGLGVGADVYINKPFEVKYLVMRSVMLLKNRKILRERFQIDNRLALEKHHVNKYDEIFVDKLFKLVDDNLQNLDLDVNFLARELGISRSQFFEKVKALTNQTPYELLKTYRLKKAAKLLVKGDLQVSEVSLYVGFKSTPHFSRAFKDKYKVSPGKYKSKT, encoded by the coding sequence ATGAGAGTAACTCTAAAAATATTCCTACTTTTTTTTATTACGATTTTAAGTGCATATAAATGCTTTGGTCAAGAGTGTGTTTTTAATCCTATTAAACAGTACACAACTGCCGATAAATTATCTCATAATGGTGTTACAAGTGTTTTTGAAGATAGCAATGGACTTATATGGTTTGCTACTTATGATGGTTTAAATAAGTATGATGGATACTCATTTAAGCAATACAGGAATACGCTTGAGAATAAACTTTTATTAAGTAACAGAGTGCTCTCTCTTAATGAGGACGTCAATAAAAAATTGTGGATTGGTACAGAACATGGGATTAATTTATTAGACTTGAATAATGATAAAATTTCCGTTGTACATACTAATATTGACAGTAAACAGAAAGTTTTAATTGTAAAAAAAATAATATTATCTGATAATGATTCTGTACTATGCTTATTAGAGAATCATACTATACTTCATTTTGATAAACACTATAAATTAATTGGTACCTATCAACCAAAAATCTTTAATTCAAACCAAACTAATTTTCGAGACATCGTTAAGCTGTCTTCAACAAAATATGCCATCACATCATCTTCAGGTTTATTAATATTCGATTTAACTACTAAAGACTTTCAATTATTCGAACTAAAAGCAATAGAATCCTGTTTCGGTTTATTGCTATACGATAAAGAAAACCTATTTGTAGTAAAATCTCATGGGATCGCTCATTTAAGGCTTAGTGAAAAATTAGAATATGTTAATACCATATTTCAAGATAAACGGTTTAAACATATTTCACTAGATGCTAATAAAACATTGTGGCTGGGGGCTATAAATGGAATAAGTAAAGTGAAAAATTTCATACCTCAAAAATGGAATGAAAATTTAGAAATATGTCATCTTAAATCATTTGATGAAATATATGTAAGCTCAGTTTCGGCTAATATTAAAAAACGATGTTGGGTTACAACATTTAACAAAGGTATTTATGAATTTGAAGTGGTGAATAATTCTTTCAATAGTTATGAAAAAAGTTTTGGAAGCCCACATGGTATTGAAACGAATACTATTGCAAGTATGTCTAAATATGATGACAATAAGGTGTTAATAACAACATATTTTGGTAAAATATCTCTATTTGATGCTGAAAAACAAAAGTTTTTGCCATTGCCATTTAAAGCACCTCCAGAGAATACAGAATTTAAAGGAAAGATGGTGCAAGACTCTAAGGGTAATATTTGGTTTTCACCGAGAGGGATCCAAATGGGACTGTTTTTAAAGAAGCACAATGAAGATGAGTTTAAATTAATTCAATCAAAAAAACATAAACAATTTAGCAATGCCTTAATTAGGCAAATAGTTGAAGATAAGCATTGTTGTATCTGGGTTTCTGATCGTAAGGATGTTTTTCGCGTAAAGTTTGACGAAGATGAAAATCCTATAGTAGAAAGTTTAAATTGGATAACATCATATAAGCCTAAGTTTTCACTTATCAGATATATTTATGCAGACCCTTTGTATGACTTTGTTTGGTTGGCGTCAGAAGTAAATGGTTTGTATAGGGTAGATATTGGCAATGATAATAAACTAAATACTTTAAAAATTGAAAACTATCAAAATCTCCCAGATAACAAGGATGGCTTATCAAGTAATTATGTGTCACATATTATTCGAGATGTTAATAATAGTATGTGGATTGCTACAGATCAAGGTGGGATTTGTAATGTAGTGAATGAAACCTCAGGCCCTAAATTTATTACGTATTCAGAAAAAGATGGGCTAATAAATAATGGAGTGAAACGTATAGAGTGTGATGCTGAAAATAATTTATGGCTTTCAACAAATATGGGAATCAATAAGTTTATAACAAAAACCAAAGAATTCAGAAAGTATCAAAAAGATGACGGCTTGCCTTTTTTACAATTTGAATTCTCGTCAATTAAAACCGACAATGGCACTATGCTTTTTGGAGGGAGAGAAGGATTTACTTATTTTAAACCAGAGCAAATAAAGAAAAACAGCACCATTCCCAGTCTTATTTTTGGAGATTTCAAACTGTTTAATAAAACCATCAAGCCTGGAGATTCCATTGACGGGAGAGTTATTCTAGAAAAAAATCTATCACTGTTGAGTGAAATAGAATTAGAATACGATCAAAATGTGTTTTCAATAGAAGTAGCTTCATTGCACTTTAAAAGTCGAGATAATCACTTTATTAAATATAAATTATCGCCTATAGATAAAGATTGGGTGGTAAACCCTTCATCTAACAATATAATACATTACAACGGTTTGCCTCCTGGAGATTACGTTTTTGAGGCCATGGCGTCCAATAGTGATAACGTTTGGAGCAATCCTAAAAAAATCAATATTGCTATTACACCTTATTTTTTAAAAACAAATCTGGCTTATACCATTTACGGCATTATTGTATTATCAGTTATTTTAACTATTGCATTTTTATTGATAAGATATTTTAGGTTACAGCACAAACTGGAAATAGAGACACTAGAGAAGAAGCAAGAAAGTGAATTGAGCGATGCCAAACTGAGGTTTTTTACTAATATTTCTCATGAGTTTAGAACGCCACTTACTTTAATTAATGGGCCTATAGAGGCATTTCTTAAAAAATTTGATAAGGAAAAACCCATTAAAAATTATTTAGAGCTTGTAAAACGACAATCTAAAAAAATATTGCAACTGGTTGAGCAGGCTCATGATTTTAGGAAAGTAGAAAAGGACATGCTAAAGCTAAATATCGATAAATTTAATTTCTCTGAGTTTATCATTCAACTCATCTTAGATTTTAACTTTTTAGCTTCAAAAAACCAGATAAAATTAACTTTAGAGGCACCCGAACAAGATGTTTTTTTGGCAGCAGATAAAAGTAAAATTGAAAAAGTTCTTAATAACTTAATCAATAATGCCTTCAAATTTTCAAATAGGGGTGGCACCATATCTATTAAGTATTCAGAGTGCAATTCACAGCTGAGTTGTACGGTTAAGGATACGGGTATAGGCATTAAATCTGAAGATATTCCTCATGTTTTCGAGCGATTCTTTCAATCTAAAAAAGACCATTTATCGCATTATGGAGGTTCTGGTATAGGATTAGCTTTTTCAAAAAAATTAGTGGAATTACATGATGGCTCATTAAACGTAGAAAGTATTGAAGGTAAAGGGGCAGCTTTCACATTTAATATCCCGATAGGCGATTTGGAAAAATATAATCTAAAAGAATGTAAAATTGAAGCACTGATTGATGAAGAGGTTAAGAACACCAATAATGTTGTGATAAACGCCAGCGGTTTTGATGTTCCTGAACTAGAAGTTGAAGAAACCTTGGTAGGCTCAAGGGTTTTTATTGTTGAAGATAATGCTGAAATGTTGTTATTTTTAGCAAATGTATTTTCTAGCCATTTTAATGTTAAAACGTTTTCTAACGGCAAAGACTGTGCTCAATTTTTGGAACAAGAATGGCCAGATTTGATAATAAGTGATGTTATGATGCCAGAAATGAATGGCATAGAATTGTGCGAACACGTAAAAGCAAATATAAAAACGAGTCATATTCCATTAATTCTATTAACTGCAGTTTTATCCATGGAAAGCAAACTTAAAGGTTTAGGAGTTGGCGCAGATGTATACATTAATAAACCTTTTGAAGTAAAATATTTGGTAATGCGATCTGTTATGCTACTTAAGAATAGAAAAATTTTACGAGAGCGTTTTCAAATTGATAATCGTTTAGCTCTGGAAAAACATCATGTAAATAAATATGATGAAATTTTTGTAGATAAACTCTTTAAACTTGTTGATGATAACTTGCAAAACCTGGACTTGGATGTTAACTTTTTAGCTAGAGAGTTAGGGATAAGTAGGTCTCAATTTTTTGAAAAAGTGAAGGCCTTAACTAACCAGACGCCTTATGAGTTGTTAAAAACATATCGACTTAAAAAAGCAGCAAAGTTATTAGTGAAAGGCGATTTACAAGTGTCCGAAGTATCTCTTTACGTTGGATTTAAAAGTACACCACATTTTAGTAGAGCATTTAAAGATAAGTACAAGGTTTCTCCGGGGAAATACAAGAGTAAAACGTAA
- a CDS encoding T9SS type A sorting domain-containing protein — MFSRSTLFLLLISNLSFSQLSVRNDAYVFINDEIVFVEDDINLNEADSSIYLRDEAQVIQGSGTTGNSGVGELSVYQDGNVGAHEYNYWCSPVGSKTSNNTNNPFGVTFLNDVTGLITSTPATVGRLPGYNGTCSPLAIESYWIWKFIASDEYSEWIHVGGSTDLNPGEGFTMKGTAGSGDAQQYDFRGKPNNGTIGVSVLNGQFTLVGNPYPSAMDALAYIHDAENAAVITGTLFFWEQDLSVNSHNLRDYEGGYATYTINATGTIETYTPATFSTYNLNGTINGAAGGGPSGKEPQRYIPIGQGFMVEGTATGTVKAKNSHRIFIKETHADSEFFKSSNTKKKASKNTKGFFKVPSDYKRFRLNIDFNNSYTRQLVETFHNSTTFGFDYGMESNIHQDDILTLDAHWLVDGKPYLAEALPFDVSLKIPLAIKLNKESQIRIRIADIQNFESDQPIYLHDIENNTFVNLKVQDFNINLEANNYKDRFEIVFDKNTLNTPETDLNTLKVFQNNSISELKISNPNSLNVKEFSLFDVAGKEVENKRLHDNSKKAYTYSTKLLSDGIYILQVNLDDNQVFKKKIIIANKK; from the coding sequence ATGTTTAGCAGATCTACCCTTTTTCTTCTACTAATAAGCAACCTTTCTTTCTCACAATTATCAGTAAGAAATGACGCTTATGTTTTTATAAATGATGAAATTGTCTTTGTTGAAGATGATATTAACCTAAACGAAGCAGATAGTTCTATTTATTTGCGTGACGAAGCTCAGGTTATTCAAGGTTCTGGTACTACAGGGAATTCTGGTGTTGGTGAATTAAGTGTTTATCAGGATGGTAACGTTGGAGCTCATGAATATAATTATTGGTGTTCTCCGGTTGGTAGCAAAACCAGTAATAATACAAACAATCCTTTTGGGGTTACCTTTCTTAATGATGTTACTGGTCTTATAACTTCAACCCCTGCTACTGTTGGCCGTTTACCTGGATATAATGGCACTTGCAGTCCATTAGCTATTGAGTCTTATTGGATCTGGAAATTTATTGCTTCTGATGAGTATTCTGAATGGATACATGTGGGTGGTAGCACAGACTTAAATCCGGGAGAAGGTTTTACAATGAAGGGGACTGCTGGATCTGGTGATGCACAACAATATGATTTTAGGGGAAAACCTAATAATGGCACTATAGGGGTTAGTGTTTTAAACGGGCAATTTACATTAGTTGGTAATCCGTACCCATCTGCTATGGATGCCTTAGCTTATATACATGATGCTGAAAATGCTGCTGTAATTACTGGTACTTTATTTTTTTGGGAGCAAGACCTTAGTGTAAATTCGCATAACCTTAGAGATTATGAAGGTGGTTATGCTACTTATACTATTAATGCTACTGGTACCATTGAGACCTATACTCCAGCGACTTTTAGTACTTATAACTTGAATGGGACTATTAATGGAGCTGCAGGTGGTGGCCCTTCTGGAAAAGAACCTCAAAGATACATTCCTATTGGGCAAGGATTTATGGTTGAAGGTACAGCAACTGGTACAGTAAAAGCGAAAAACAGTCATAGAATATTTATAAAAGAAACACATGCTGACAGTGAATTTTTTAAGTCTTCTAACACAAAAAAGAAAGCTTCAAAAAATACTAAAGGTTTTTTTAAAGTTCCAAGTGACTATAAGCGTTTTAGATTAAATATTGATTTCAATAATAGCTATACAAGACAATTAGTAGAAACATTCCATAACTCTACGACTTTTGGTTTTGATTATGGTATGGAATCTAATATACATCAAGATGATATTTTGACTTTGGATGCGCATTGGTTAGTGGACGGAAAACCTTATCTCGCAGAAGCATTACCTTTTGATGTTTCTTTAAAAATTCCTTTAGCTATTAAACTAAATAAAGAGTCACAAATTAGAATTAGAATTGCTGATATTCAGAATTTTGAAAGTGATCAGCCTATTTACCTGCATGATATAGAAAATAATACGTTTGTTAATTTAAAAGTTCAGGATTTTAACATTAATCTTGAGGCCAACAATTATAAAGATCGATTTGAAATTGTTTTTGATAAGAATACCTTAAATACTCCAGAGACTGATTTAAATACTTTAAAAGTATTCCAAAACAATAGCATTTCTGAATTAAAAATTTCCAATCCAAATTCTTTAAATGTAAAAGAGTTTAGTTTATTTGATGTAGCTGGTAAAGAAGTAGAAAATAAAAGGCTTCATGATAATTCAAAAAAAGCATATACCTACTCTACAAAATTACTTAGTGATGGTATATACATTCTTCAGGTAAATTTAGATGATAATCAGGTATTTAAGAAAAAGATTATTATTGCTAATAAAAAGTAG
- a CDS encoding cysteine desulfurase family protein — translation MKNVYFDNAATTQMRDEVITAITEVMKKNYGNASSSHSFGRSSKSLIEQSRKTIAQYLNVSAGEIVFTAGGTEADNLVLRSAVRDLGVNHVITSKIEHHAVLHTIEQLEKEYNILVSYVDITANGDVDYKHLETLIQTENKTLVSLMHINNEIGNILDIEHVANLCKANDALFHTDAVQSIGHYKMDLQALQIDFLAASAHKFHGPKGVGFTFIRKNSGLKPLIFGGEQERGLRAGTESVHNIIGMEVALKSAYANMNIETDSIKTLKRYFIDKIMKDIPKVTFNGQSDDLEKSTYTLINICLPVPPKKAAMLLFQLDLKGIACSKGSACQSGSSQNSHVLTEILNDIDLQKPSIRFSFSVYNTKEEVDYVIDVLKAFIE, via the coding sequence ATGAAGAATGTATATTTTGATAATGCTGCGACTACTCAAATGAGAGACGAAGTTATAACGGCCATTACGGAAGTTATGAAAAAAAACTATGGAAATGCTTCATCGTCACATAGTTTTGGAAGATCTTCAAAGTCATTAATAGAACAATCAAGAAAGACTATTGCTCAATATTTAAATGTATCTGCTGGAGAAATCGTGTTTACTGCGGGAGGTACTGAAGCTGATAATTTAGTACTTAGAAGTGCCGTTAGGGATTTAGGAGTTAATCATGTTATTACTTCAAAAATTGAACATCATGCCGTTTTACATACTATAGAGCAACTTGAAAAAGAGTATAATATACTAGTTAGTTATGTTGATATTACTGCTAACGGAGATGTTGATTACAAACATTTAGAAACGTTAATACAAACAGAAAATAAAACGCTTGTAAGTTTGATGCATATCAATAACGAAATTGGTAATATCTTAGATATTGAGCATGTTGCCAATTTGTGTAAAGCTAATGATGCTTTATTTCATACTGATGCTGTACAATCTATAGGGCACTATAAAATGGATTTACAAGCGTTACAAATTGATTTTTTAGCGGCGAGTGCTCATAAATTTCATGGACCAAAAGGAGTTGGGTTTACTTTTATTAGAAAGAATTCGGGTTTAAAACCGTTAATTTTTGGAGGTGAGCAGGAGCGGGGTCTTAGAGCAGGTACCGAAAGTGTACATAATATTATTGGTATGGAAGTAGCCTTAAAAAGTGCTTACGCTAATATGAATATTGAAACTGATTCTATTAAAACGTTAAAGCGTTATTTTATTGATAAGATAATGAAAGACATCCCTAAAGTAACATTCAATGGGCAGTCTGATGATTTGGAAAAAAGCACTTATACGCTTATCAATATTTGCTTGCCAGTACCTCCTAAAAAAGCTGCTATGTTGTTATTTCAATTAGATTTAAAAGGCATAGCATGTTCTAAAGGAAGTGCATGTCAAAGCGGTAGTTCTCAAAACTCGCATGTTTTAACTGAAATTTTAAACGATATCGATTTACAGAAACCATCCATTCGTTTTTCTTTTAGCGTGTATAATACTAAGGAGGAGGTCGATTATGTTATAGACGTTTTAAAAGCTTTTATTGAATGA
- a CDS encoding TonB-dependent receptor yields MKTKLLVTSFLFFFIITIGFSQTATIKGVILNENSQPVEKVNIKTGTSGTVTNSNGFFILEINANQDVTVEFTHLSHKKIVSTFNLKSGEEYEFNPVMSTSVEQIATVVVTNNRRKEVEGIITLKPEAIRKIPGANAGVENLLLTLPGVSNNNELSTQYSVRGGNYDENLVYVNGIEVYRPFLVRSGQQEGLSFVNTNLVQNVDFSAGGFQAKYGDKLSSVLDITYKTPYQFEVNADLSLLGGSLSVENISKDSRFTAITGVRYRDNSLLVNAKETETNFNPTFADAQTYFTYKFSNKFHLSFLGNASINKYNYEPQTRQTNFGTLSDPVALIVFYEGQEKDRYQTYFGALKGTYFANDDLTLKLITSTYHTTEEEYFDIFAQYRLGEVNTNIGDEDLGEVEFSQGIGSQLNHGRNDLDALITNIEHKGDFNINDNRIEWSVKYTNEDIRDRLIEWEIIDSSGFSIRPPRTIPVNEQPYAPYSGPLEAFQNVRATNNTQINRIQAYLQWSKRSKIGTSDVWYNAGARVHNWSVKGDGIASSNQTVFSPRAQFAIKPSWEKDMLFRVAAGLYYQPPFYRELRDANGVVQPNVKAQQSFHLVLGNDYSFKMWDRPFKLTSEVYYKNLTDVNPYTLENVRIRYRASNNAEAYAYGLDMRLNGEFVPGTESWFSFGYLKTEENIDNRGYISRPTDQRLKFAALFQDYVPNVPSMKMYLNLVYNTGLPGGSPSYADPYEFQNRLPDYKRADLGLQFVLVDAKKQFKRGWKKPFKELSFGFEIYNMFDVQNSITNTWVRDALSKRQFAIPNFLTPRVFNVRTTMKF; encoded by the coding sequence TTGAAAACAAAACTACTAGTAACTTCCTTTCTATTTTTTTTCATAATCACAATTGGTTTTTCGCAAACAGCAACAATTAAAGGCGTTATATTAAATGAAAATAGTCAACCTGTAGAAAAAGTAAATATTAAAACAGGTACTAGTGGAACCGTAACAAATTCTAATGGTTTTTTTATTTTAGAAATCAATGCCAACCAAGACGTTACAGTTGAGTTTACTCACCTCTCTCATAAAAAAATTGTAAGTACATTCAATTTGAAAAGTGGAGAAGAATACGAGTTTAACCCTGTAATGAGCACTTCTGTTGAGCAAATAGCCACCGTTGTGGTGACCAACAACAGACGTAAAGAAGTTGAAGGCATTATTACTTTAAAACCTGAGGCTATAAGAAAAATACCTGGTGCCAATGCTGGAGTGGAAAATTTATTATTAACACTACCTGGCGTAAGTAATAATAACGAATTAAGTACTCAATATTCTGTACGTGGTGGTAATTATGACGAAAACTTAGTCTATGTTAATGGCATTGAAGTTTATCGTCCCTTCTTAGTACGTTCAGGACAACAAGAAGGCTTGAGTTTTGTAAATACAAATTTAGTGCAAAACGTTGATTTTTCTGCTGGTGGATTTCAGGCAAAATATGGAGATAAGCTTTCTTCAGTTCTTGATATAACCTACAAAACACCATACCAATTTGAAGTTAATGCAGATTTAAGTTTATTGGGAGGAAGTCTTTCTGTTGAAAATATAAGCAAAGATTCAAGATTTACTGCAATTACAGGTGTTCGCTATCGCGATAATAGCTTGCTAGTAAATGCTAAAGAAACTGAAACCAATTTCAATCCTACGTTTGCTGATGCTCAGACGTATTTCACTTATAAGTTTTCAAATAAATTTCATTTAAGCTTTTTGGGAAATGCCTCAATAAACAAATACAATTACGAACCACAAACAAGACAAACCAATTTTGGTACATTAAGCGATCCTGTGGCATTGATAGTCTTTTATGAAGGGCAAGAAAAAGATCGTTACCAAACTTATTTTGGAGCTTTAAAAGGCACCTATTTTGCTAATGACGACCTAACTCTTAAACTCATTACATCCACTTATCATACAACAGAGGAAGAGTATTTCGATATTTTTGCACAATACAGATTAGGTGAAGTAAATACAAATATTGGTGATGAAGATTTAGGTGAAGTAGAGTTTAGTCAAGGTATTGGTAGTCAGTTAAATCATGGTCGAAATGATTTAGATGCTCTAATAACTAATATTGAACATAAGGGCGATTTTAATATTAATGATAATAGAATAGAGTGGTCTGTAAAATACACCAACGAAGATATTAGAGATCGCTTAATTGAATGGGAGATTATTGATTCATCTGGATTTTCAATTAGACCACCAAGAACAATCCCTGTAAACGAACAACCGTATGCTCCTTATAGTGGTCCGTTAGAAGCATTTCAAAATGTAAGAGCGACCAATAATACACAAATAAATAGAATACAGGCTTATTTACAATGGAGTAAACGCTCTAAAATAGGAACAAGCGATGTTTGGTATAATGCAGGTGCAAGGGTTCATAATTGGAGTGTTAAAGGAGATGGTATTGCATCTTCAAATCAAACAGTATTTAGTCCTAGAGCCCAATTTGCCATCAAACCTTCTTGGGAAAAAGACATGCTTTTTAGAGTTGCGGCCGGGTTGTATTATCAACCTCCTTTTTACAGAGAGCTTCGAGATGCTAATGGTGTCGTACAGCCCAATGTAAAGGCGCAACAATCATTTCATTTAGTATTGGGTAACGACTATAGTTTTAAAATGTGGGATAGGCCTTTTAAACTAACCTCTGAAGTTTATTACAAAAACTTAACCGATGTAAATCCATATACTTTAGAAAACGTACGTATTCGCTATAGAGCAAGTAATAATGCTGAAGCTTATGCATACGGATTGGATATGCGTTTAAATGGGGAGTTTGTTCCGGGCACCGAATCGTGGTTTAGTTTTGGATATTTAAAAACCGAAGAAAATATAGATAACAGAGGTTATATCTCTAGGCCAACAGACCAACGCTTAAAATTCGCTGCTCTATTTCAAGATTATGTACCAAATGTGCCAAGCATGAAAATGTATTTAAATTTGGTTTATAATACTGGTTTACCTGGTGGTTCTCCTAGCTATGCAGATCCTTACGAATTCCAAAATAGATTACCAGACTATAAACGTGCTGATCTAGGTCTACAATTTGTACTTGTTGATGCAAAAAAACAATTTAAACGCGGCTGGAAAAAACCTTTTAAAGAACTTTCTTTCGGATTTGAAATTTATAATATGTTTGATGTCCAAAACTCAATTACAAATACCTGGGTAAGAGACGCCCTTAGTAAACGTCAATTTGCCATTCCTAATTTTTTAACACCACGTGTTTTTAATGTCAGAACAACTATGAAGTTTTAA
- a CDS encoding CCC motif membrane protein, with the protein MEQQKLNPAIVYVLAIIGLLCCCFGGLGFILAGIAFIIANSKLNAAKLNPENYDQNSIKAMNTAKIVALVILIINLLYLIMSIYRIYTVGWDELMQKSQEMMEQWQQNQ; encoded by the coding sequence ATGGAACAACAAAAACTCAACCCAGCAATTGTTTACGTATTAGCTATTATAGGTTTATTATGCTGCTGTTTTGGCGGGCTCGGATTCATCCTTGCAGGCATTGCATTTATAATTGCTAATAGTAAATTAAATGCGGCTAAGCTTAATCCAGAAAATTATGATCAAAATAGTATTAAAGCTATGAATACAGCTAAAATTGTAGCTTTGGTTATATTAATAATAAATCTTCTGTATCTAATAATGTCCATTTATAGAATATACACGGTGGGTTGGGATGAACTTATGCAAAAGTCTCAAGAGATGATGGAGCAATGGCAACAAAATCAATAA
- a CDS encoding DUF2752 domain-containing protein yields MLPCLNKKLFGVECMGCGLQRSLVLVFKGQFLDAFYMYPAIYSLIILFLAIGINIFFKFKHSTKIIGALAIITVSTIIISYLIKIIN; encoded by the coding sequence ATGTTACCATGCTTAAACAAAAAACTCTTTGGTGTAGAATGCATGGGGTGTGGCTTGCAAAGATCACTTGTATTAGTATTTAAAGGGCAATTTTTAGATGCTTTTTATATGTACCCTGCAATTTATAGCTTAATAATTCTTTTTTTAGCTATAGGGATTAATATTTTCTTTAAATTTAAACACTCCACCAAAATTATTGGTGCATTGGCTATAATAACGGTTTCAACAATAATAATAAGTTATCTAATAAAAATAATCAATTAA